In Haladaptatus paucihalophilus DX253, the following proteins share a genomic window:
- a CDS encoding ABC transporter permease, translated as MKPTENGDAETSHADTPRRTDDESARTDGGTNSRSGSAPMDESIFTQTSNVPELTGREKARRSFERHVYAPIAVLLNDWRALVGSLILLGFVVMGVIAAAPFGIVLVEKATVMEGPIYLSPFQDWAYPLGTNVMGKSILKQVVHATPAMLEMILAGALLSVCLGTLIGTVAGYRGGRTDSALMTLTDVVLTIPGIALVIVLASIYQPESPLVVGLILGIDNWPKLARTVRSQVLSIREEAFTEASRIMGLSELHILRKDVVSNLMPYISVNFATSARKIIFESVGLYFLGILPRSNLNWGLMMNDAYNQANLTNPDQIHWLLVPMALIILISLGFILLAQGLDRVFNVRLRARHETAGGDE; from the coding sequence TCCGCACGAACCGACGGCGGAACGAACAGTCGGTCCGGTTCCGCCCCGATGGACGAGAGCATCTTCACGCAAACGTCGAACGTCCCAGAACTGACGGGACGCGAGAAGGCCCGGCGGTCGTTCGAGCGGCACGTCTACGCGCCCATCGCGGTGCTGTTGAACGATTGGCGGGCGCTCGTCGGGTCGCTCATCCTCCTCGGCTTCGTCGTCATGGGCGTCATCGCCGCGGCACCGTTCGGCATCGTCCTCGTCGAGAAAGCCACCGTGATGGAGGGACCGATATACCTCTCGCCGTTCCAAGACTGGGCGTATCCGCTCGGAACCAACGTGATGGGGAAGTCGATTCTGAAACAGGTCGTCCACGCGACGCCCGCGATGCTGGAGATGATCCTCGCCGGTGCGTTGCTGTCGGTCTGTCTCGGAACGCTCATCGGCACCGTCGCCGGTTACCGCGGCGGCCGCACCGACTCCGCGTTGATGACGCTCACGGACGTCGTTCTCACCATTCCCGGCATCGCGCTGGTCATCGTGCTGGCGAGCATCTACCAACCGGAAAGCCCCCTCGTCGTCGGCCTCATCCTCGGCATCGACAACTGGCCGAAGTTGGCGCGGACGGTTCGCTCGCAAGTGTTGAGCATCCGCGAGGAGGCGTTCACCGAAGCCTCGCGCATCATGGGCCTGTCGGAGCTTCACATCCTCCGCAAGGACGTGGTTTCGAACCTGATGCCGTACATCTCGGTCAACTTCGCGACCAGCGCCCGGAAGATAATCTTCGAGTCCGTCGGGTTGTACTTCCTCGGTATCCTCCCCCGCTCGAACCTGAATTGGGGATTGATGATGAACGACGCGTACAACCAAGCGAACCTGACGAACCCCGACCAGATACACTGGTTGCTGGTGCCGATGGCGCTCATCATCCTCATCTCGCTCGGATTCATCCTGCTCGCGCAGGGGCTCGACCGGGTGTTCAACGTCCGCCTTCGCGCGCGCCACGAAACCGCCGGAGGTGACGAATGA
- a CDS encoding ABC transporter ATP-binding protein, producing MATEFRPASDTDTPSEEDVILEVRDASVSFSMDRGDSRVLRDVSIDVHAGEVLGVVGESGSGKSMLASAMLDAIVSPGQVDGEVIYHPPDGGEPVDVLSLSREELTKLRWNEISFVIQGAQSAFNPTMTIGSHFEETLRAHGADVSEGMEFARELLADLYLPTEQVLRSHPHELSGGMKQRALIALGLVLDPNVVVMDEPTAALDLLMQRSIVSMLEDLQEKYDLTMVFVTHDLPLVADLADRLAVMYAFDLVELGPTDELLDDAAHPYTRALLNAVPNISDRAMDIEGIEGSSPDPVSLPNGCSFNPRCPLADGTCESESPHLRDVDKGHEVACFYPEEARETVPLLLDEPPKSADAADAADASGGERR from the coding sequence ATGGCAACCGAATTCCGGCCCGCGTCGGACACCGACACGCCGTCCGAGGAAGACGTCATCCTGGAAGTCCGGGACGCCAGCGTCTCGTTCAGCATGGACCGCGGGGATTCCCGCGTCCTTCGGGACGTCAGTATCGACGTCCATGCAGGCGAGGTCCTCGGCGTCGTCGGCGAGAGCGGGTCCGGCAAGTCGATGCTCGCCTCCGCGATGCTGGACGCCATCGTCTCGCCGGGACAGGTGGATGGGGAAGTCATCTACCATCCGCCGGACGGCGGCGAACCGGTGGACGTGCTATCCCTCTCCCGCGAGGAACTGACGAAGCTCCGCTGGAACGAGATTTCGTTCGTCATCCAAGGTGCCCAGAGCGCGTTCAACCCGACGATGACCATCGGTAGTCACTTCGAGGAGACGCTTCGCGCACACGGCGCGGACGTCTCGGAGGGAATGGAGTTCGCGCGCGAACTCCTCGCGGACCTCTACCTGCCGACCGAGCAGGTGTTACGCTCACACCCGCACGAGCTGTCCGGCGGGATGAAACAGCGGGCGCTCATCGCCCTCGGCCTCGTCCTCGACCCGAACGTCGTCGTGATGGACGAACCGACCGCGGCGCTCGACCTGCTGATGCAGCGGTCCATCGTCAGCATGCTGGAGGACCTCCAGGAGAAGTACGACCTGACGATGGTGTTCGTCACCCACGACCTGCCGCTCGTCGCCGACCTCGCCGACCGCCTCGCCGTGATGTACGCCTTCGACCTCGTGGAACTCGGCCCGACCGACGAACTCCTCGACGACGCGGCCCACCCCTACACCCGCGCGCTGCTCAACGCCGTCCCGAACATCTCCGACCGGGCGATGGACATCGAGGGAATCGAGGGGTCGAGTCCCGACCCCGTCTCGCTCCCGAACGGCTGTTCGTTCAACCCGCGCTGTCCGCTGGCCGACGGGACGTGCGAGTCCGAAAGTCCCCACCTCCGCGACGTGGACAAGGGTCACGAGGTGGCCTGCTTCTACCCCGAAGAGGCCCGTGAGACGGTCCCGCTGTTGCTCGACGAGCCGCCGAAGTCGGCAGACGCGGCGGATGCCGCCGACGCCAGCGGAGGTGAGCGACGATGA
- a CDS encoding ABC transporter ATP-binding protein has translation MTDRRGDPLLSLQNVSVHFEKERLFGLAGSETVHAVDDVSLDIYENDIVALVGESGCGKTTLGKTAIGVQRPTEGNVLYRGQDVWETKESGGLFDRKESAGEYSAEEIRRSLQMIHQDPGSSLNSNYTVESSLADPLKHWQPEMSEADRRARIYGLLEYVGMAPAEDYAKRYPHQLSGGEQQRVALIRALLMNPDLILADEAISALDVSLRAEMMDLMLELQDQFNTSYLYISHDLANAKHLTQRANGRIGIMYLGELVEIGTPEQIIHDPQHPYTKVLLWATSDLRNRSESVPEPPIRTLDIPDPVDPPSGCRFHTRCPEARTACTESCPSLADREGDGRRTACFRNEADHAYWESEPLSDDGRSEKPQAPRETADGD, from the coding sequence ATGACCGACCGCCGCGGTGACCCGCTCCTCTCGCTGCAGAACGTGAGCGTCCACTTCGAGAAAGAACGGTTGTTCGGCCTCGCCGGGTCCGAGACGGTCCACGCCGTGGACGACGTGAGCCTCGACATTTACGAGAACGACATCGTTGCACTCGTCGGCGAATCCGGGTGTGGAAAGACGACGCTCGGAAAGACGGCCATCGGCGTCCAGCGTCCGACGGAGGGGAACGTGCTGTACCGGGGGCAAGACGTGTGGGAAACCAAGGAATCCGGCGGCCTGTTCGACAGAAAAGAGTCCGCCGGCGAGTACTCGGCGGAGGAGATACGCCGTTCGCTCCAGATGATTCACCAGGACCCCGGCAGTTCGCTGAACTCGAACTACACGGTCGAGTCGAGCCTCGCCGACCCGTTGAAACACTGGCAACCGGAGATGAGCGAAGCGGACCGACGCGCCCGCATCTACGGCCTGCTCGAATACGTGGGTATGGCCCCGGCGGAGGATTACGCCAAACGGTATCCTCATCAACTCTCCGGCGGGGAACAACAGCGCGTGGCGCTCATCCGGGCCTTGCTGATGAACCCGGACCTCATCCTCGCCGACGAGGCCATCAGCGCGCTCGACGTGTCGCTTCGCGCCGAGATGATGGACCTCATGCTCGAACTGCAGGACCAGTTCAACACCTCGTACCTGTACATCTCGCACGACCTCGCCAACGCCAAGCACCTCACCCAGCGGGCGAACGGCCGCATCGGAATCATGTATCTCGGCGAACTCGTCGAGATAGGGACGCCCGAACAGATAATCCACGACCCACAACACCCGTACACGAAGGTGCTTCTCTGGGCGACCTCCGACCTCAGGAATCGGTCCGAGAGCGTGCCGGAGCCGCCGATTCGCACACTCGACATCCCCGACCCCGTGGACCCGCCGTCCGGGTGTCGGTTCCACACGCGCTGTCCCGAGGCGCGGACGGCGTGTACGGAATCGTGTCCATCGCTCGCCGACCGCGAGGGCGACGGTCGGCGGACGGCCTGCTTCCGAAACGAAGCAGACCACGCCTACTGGGAGAGCGAACCGCTCTCGGACGACGGACGGTCCGAAAAACCCCAAGCCCCCCGCGAGACCGCGGACGGCGACTGA
- a CDS encoding mandelate racemase/muconate lactonizing enzyme family protein → MSVTNVSAIPVEMGVKPLEDELGLAPYVSNHDQVTSVTRMLVKVETDDGVTGWGEMLVGMKSAAVTKAVVDDVIAPELVGREVGEIRDFVESFYFPYVKVRPFLGAVETALWDAFGKTVGVPVHQLLGGKTRESVDIATCLGILSPEESRTYARRAVEHGFSTLKTKAGPDWREDVERIRAMHDEVDGELEFRLDPNQGWSFEDAVRVATRLEEEGILLQYLEQPVRIDTYGTYASLRNRVRTPVAVNEDTYFPRNLRFLLQADAIDVAVVDLVPAGGILAVREQVAMAANAGVSVSHHCGFDLGVKTAAMLHTVASTPGINLPPDSTYYGWDDYIIEDPFEVENGALRVPDGPGLGVTVDEEKVERYRCD, encoded by the coding sequence ATGTCGGTGACGAACGTGTCAGCCATCCCTGTAGAGATGGGTGTCAAACCGCTCGAAGACGAACTCGGACTGGCTCCCTACGTGAGCAACCACGACCAGGTGACGTCGGTCACGCGAATGCTCGTGAAGGTCGAAACGGACGACGGCGTGACGGGGTGGGGCGAGATGCTCGTCGGGATGAAGTCCGCCGCGGTGACGAAGGCGGTCGTGGACGACGTTATCGCCCCGGAACTCGTCGGCCGCGAGGTGGGCGAAATACGGGATTTCGTCGAGTCGTTCTACTTCCCCTACGTGAAAGTTCGGCCGTTTCTCGGGGCGGTCGAAACCGCGCTCTGGGACGCCTTCGGCAAGACGGTGGGCGTCCCCGTCCATCAACTGCTCGGCGGGAAGACCCGCGAGTCGGTAGACATCGCCACCTGCCTCGGTATCCTCTCGCCGGAGGAGTCGCGGACCTACGCCCGACGCGCCGTCGAACACGGCTTTTCGACGCTGAAGACGAAAGCCGGGCCGGACTGGCGCGAGGACGTCGAGCGAATCCGCGCGATGCACGACGAGGTGGACGGCGAACTCGAATTCCGACTCGACCCAAATCAGGGCTGGTCGTTCGAGGACGCGGTTCGGGTCGCCACCCGACTCGAAGAGGAGGGCATCCTCCTCCAGTACCTCGAACAGCCGGTTCGCATCGACACCTACGGGACGTACGCCTCGCTCCGCAACCGCGTGCGGACGCCCGTCGCGGTCAACGAGGACACGTACTTCCCGCGCAACCTCCGCTTTCTGTTGCAGGCCGACGCCATCGACGTGGCCGTCGTGGACCTCGTGCCCGCTGGCGGCATCCTCGCCGTGCGCGAACAGGTCGCCATGGCGGCCAACGCGGGCGTCTCGGTGTCCCACCACTGCGGCTTCGACCTCGGCGTCAAGACCGCGGCGATGCTCCACACCGTGGCGAGCACGCCCGGTATCAACCTCCCGCCGGACAGCACCTACTACGGGTGGGACGACTACATCATCGAGGACCCGTTCGAGGTCGAGAACGGCGCGCTCCGGGTCCCGGACGGGCCGGGGCTCGGGGTGACGGTGGACGAGGAAAAGGTCGAACGGTATCGGTGCGACTGA
- a CDS encoding PIG-L deacetylase family protein → MISETVRVLVVGAHPDDCDLKAGGVACKYADDGHDVLFVSVTNGEAGHHELGGAELVRRRRAEANAAASVAGVGFEQFDIPDGRVEPSLDNRDRLIRRIREFRPDLVLTHRPNDYHPDHRYTAQLVRDAAYLVAVPNVCPATPALDSNPVFAYLSDTFERPYPFSPDVVVDIDDAADRKFEMLDCHGSQMYEWLPYVEGVLDDVPDDPDERFDWLRSGGLPHVEALSTVADRYRDDLVERYGSAGEEVRYAEAFEVSEHGAPLTDETKARLFPF, encoded by the coding sequence ATGATTTCGGAGACGGTACGAGTTCTCGTCGTCGGCGCGCATCCCGACGATTGCGACCTCAAAGCGGGCGGCGTCGCGTGCAAATATGCGGACGACGGCCACGACGTGCTGTTCGTCTCGGTGACGAACGGCGAGGCCGGACACCACGAACTCGGCGGCGCGGAACTGGTTCGACGCCGCCGCGCCGAAGCGAACGCCGCGGCATCCGTTGCCGGGGTCGGGTTCGAGCAGTTCGACATCCCGGACGGTCGGGTCGAACCGTCGCTGGACAATCGGGACCGACTCATCCGCCGCATCCGCGAGTTTCGACCCGACCTCGTGCTCACTCATCGACCCAACGATTACCACCCCGACCACCGCTACACGGCGCAACTAGTGCGCGACGCCGCCTACCTCGTCGCGGTGCCGAACGTCTGCCCGGCGACGCCCGCGCTCGACTCGAATCCCGTGTTCGCCTACCTGAGCGACACCTTCGAGCGCCCGTATCCCTTCTCGCCTGACGTGGTGGTCGATATCGACGACGCCGCGGACCGGAAGTTCGAGATGCTCGACTGTCACGGCTCCCAGATGTACGAGTGGCTACCGTACGTCGAGGGCGTGCTGGATGACGTCCCCGACGACCCGGACGAGCGGTTCGACTGGTTGCGAAGCGGCGGCCTGCCGCACGTGGAAGCGCTTTCGACCGTCGCGGACCGCTACCGCGACGACCTCGTCGAGCGATACGGTTCGGCGGGCGAGGAGGTCCGCTACGCCGAGGCGTTCGAAGTGAGCGAGCACGGCGCGCCGCTGACGGACGAGACGAAGGCGCGACTGTTCCCGTTCTGA
- a CDS encoding glutamine amidotransferase yields MTNVLLAGESWVTVQFEIKGRNVMRDSQYGEAADRFIETLESVGAEVTYQPCHVAAESFPRTTDALDEYDLVILSDVGADTLQITDRVAGGDTDVDRCALLADWVRDGGALGMVGGYMSFAGKGGQARYGHTPVADVLPVEIAAGDDRVETPDGSVPRNEGVSNADLPDEWPHVLGYNRTTAKPDAEVWATVRDDPFLAVGDFGDGSSFAYATDCAPHWAPDGLLSWNGLPTLWERVLDRVC; encoded by the coding sequence ATGACGAACGTCTTGCTCGCCGGTGAGTCGTGGGTAACGGTACAGTTCGAGATAAAGGGGAGAAACGTCATGCGCGACAGCCAGTACGGGGAGGCGGCGGACCGGTTCATCGAAACGCTCGAATCGGTCGGCGCGGAGGTGACGTATCAGCCGTGTCACGTCGCCGCCGAATCGTTCCCGCGGACGACCGACGCGCTGGACGAGTACGACCTCGTTATTCTGAGCGACGTCGGCGCGGACACGCTCCAGATAACGGATCGAGTGGCGGGCGGCGACACGGACGTCGACCGCTGTGCGCTCCTCGCCGACTGGGTTCGGGACGGCGGCGCGCTCGGCATGGTCGGCGGCTACATGAGTTTCGCGGGAAAAGGCGGGCAGGCGCGATACGGACACACGCCGGTCGCCGACGTGCTTCCGGTCGAAATAGCGGCGGGCGACGACCGCGTGGAAACGCCCGACGGTTCGGTACCGCGAAACGAGGGCGTGTCGAACGCCGACCTGCCCGACGAGTGGCCGCACGTCCTCGGCTACAATCGGACGACGGCGAAACCGGATGCCGAGGTATGGGCGACGGTTCGGGACGACCCGTTCCTCGCCGTCGGCGACTTCGGGGACGGGAGTTCGTTCGCCTACGCGACGGACTGTGCACCTCACTGGGCACCCGACGGGCTTCTGTCGTGGAACGGCCTGCCGACGCTCTGGGAGCGGGTTCTCGACCGCGTTTGTTAG
- a CDS encoding aminotransferase class V-fold PLP-dependent enzyme, translated as MSNETIYEELGVPHVVNAAGTKTRIGGSRIRPEAMDAMARASEAFVRLSDLQAEASELIAEVTGADAGYVTSGASSALALGAAACIAGDDIGAMARLPETEGVPDEIVMPRTHRTGYDHALRAVGARIVDVGTNDRHLGTGSRNVEPWEIADAIGENTAAVAYVEKSYTEPPLDVVCDIAHDEGVPVIVDAAAELPPMSNLSAFIDAGADLVAFSGGKAIRGPQTTGILAGGADLIESVAAQHLDMHAAEAVWEPAPKLVHPGRLGGVPRQGIGRSMKVGKEEIVGLIRALQLFVEEDHDAVIEEWLERARRIAAELDDVDGLEPSLTADDKTAVAPEVVVSVDPEVAGVTATDIVGGLRREEPRVFVGGDALPAGEFTVNPMCLTDDEADYAVERIVAHVEE; from the coding sequence ATGTCGAACGAAACCATCTACGAGGAGTTGGGCGTCCCGCACGTCGTCAACGCGGCGGGGACGAAGACGCGAATCGGCGGCAGTCGAATCCGGCCCGAAGCGATGGACGCCATGGCCCGCGCGTCCGAGGCGTTCGTCCGCCTCTCCGACCTGCAGGCCGAGGCCAGCGAGTTGATAGCCGAGGTGACGGGCGCGGACGCCGGGTACGTCACCTCCGGAGCGTCGAGCGCGCTGGCGCTCGGCGCGGCCGCCTGCATCGCGGGCGACGACATCGGCGCGATGGCGCGACTGCCCGAGACGGAGGGCGTGCCGGACGAAATCGTCATGCCGCGAACGCATCGGACGGGCTACGACCACGCGCTCCGGGCCGTCGGCGCGCGAATCGTGGACGTGGGAACCAACGACCGTCACCTCGGCACCGGGTCGCGCAACGTCGAACCGTGGGAAATCGCCGACGCCATCGGAGAGAACACGGCGGCGGTGGCCTACGTCGAGAAATCGTACACCGAACCGCCGCTCGACGTCGTGTGCGACATCGCACACGACGAGGGCGTCCCGGTCATCGTGGACGCCGCCGCCGAACTCCCGCCGATGAGCAACCTCTCAGCCTTTATCGACGCGGGTGCGGACCTCGTGGCCTTCAGCGGCGGGAAGGCCATTCGCGGCCCCCAAACCACCGGCATCCTCGCTGGTGGCGCGGACCTCATCGAGTCCGTCGCCGCCCAGCACCTCGACATGCACGCGGCCGAGGCGGTGTGGGAACCGGCCCCGAAACTCGTCCATCCGGGGCGACTCGGCGGCGTCCCGCGGCAAGGAATCGGGCGCTCGATGAAGGTCGGAAAGGAGGAAATCGTCGGCCTCATCCGCGCCCTCCAGCTTTTCGTGGAAGAGGACCACGACGCCGTAATCGAGGAGTGGCTCGAACGCGCTCGGCGAATCGCCGCCGAACTCGACGACGTGGACGGCCTCGAACCGTCGCTCACGGCCGACGACAAGACCGCCGTCGCGCCGGAGGTCGTGGTCTCCGTCGACCCGGAAGTGGCGGGCGTCACCGCGACGGACATCGTTGGCGGTCTCCGACGCGAGGAACCACGCGTCTTCGTCGGCGGGGACGCGCTTCCGGCGGGCGAGTTCACCGTGAATCCGATGTGTCTCACGGACGATGAGGCGGACTACGCCGTCGAGCGAATCGTCGCGCACGTCGAGGAGTGA
- a CDS encoding glucose 1-dehydrogenase, producing MRAVAVRRGESGPQLVDVPKPDPESGEALVRTLRVGIDGTDHEVIEGTHGGFPDGSDYQILGHEAVGVVADPNGTRFEAGDLVVPTVRRPAGEPNDYFARGEPDVAPDGTYLERGIVGAHGYMAEFFTSPAEFLVPVPDEFSETGFLVEPVSNSEKAIEYADASRSPFEWQPKSALVLGNGPLGLLTLAMLVNRDDFERTYCLGRRDRPDPTIDIIEELGATYVDSRETSVSEVANVHEPMDFVYEATGYAPHSFETIRALAPNGVAALLGIPGDHMFEIDGGDLHRELVLQNKALLGSVNSNVRHFEAAKESLAAFPDWFTEKLVTGVYPPENAEKAFETGDGVIKTVVEFDTL from the coding sequence GTGAGAGCGGTTGCAGTCCGTCGCGGCGAGTCGGGTCCACAACTGGTGGACGTTCCGAAACCGGACCCCGAGTCCGGCGAAGCACTGGTGCGGACCCTCCGGGTCGGCATCGACGGCACGGACCACGAAGTCATTGAGGGAACCCACGGCGGCTTCCCCGACGGGTCGGACTACCAAATCCTCGGCCACGAGGCGGTCGGCGTCGTGGCGGACCCGAACGGAACTCGATTCGAGGCGGGTGACCTCGTGGTCCCGACCGTCCGCCGACCGGCGGGCGAACCGAACGACTACTTCGCCCGCGGCGAACCGGACGTGGCACCCGACGGCACCTATCTCGAACGCGGCATCGTCGGCGCGCACGGCTACATGGCCGAGTTCTTCACCAGTCCCGCGGAGTTCCTCGTCCCCGTCCCCGACGAGTTCTCGGAGACCGGATTTCTGGTCGAACCCGTCAGCAACTCCGAGAAGGCCATCGAGTACGCCGACGCCAGTCGGTCGCCGTTCGAGTGGCAACCGAAGAGCGCGCTCGTCCTCGGGAACGGCCCGCTCGGCCTGCTCACGCTGGCGATGCTCGTTAACCGCGACGACTTCGAGCGGACTTACTGCCTCGGCCGCCGCGACAGGCCGGACCCGACCATCGACATCATCGAGGAGCTGGGCGCGACGTACGTCGATTCGCGCGAAACGTCCGTTTCGGAGGTTGCGAACGTCCACGAACCGATGGATTTCGTCTACGAGGCGACGGGCTACGCGCCTCACTCCTTCGAGACGATACGGGCGCTCGCGCCGAACGGCGTCGCCGCCCTCCTCGGTATCCCCGGAGACCACATGTTCGAAATCGACGGCGGTGACCTCCACCGCGAGTTGGTTCTCCAGAACAAGGCGCTCCTCGGCAGCGTCAACTCGAACGTCCGCCACTTCGAGGCGGCGAAGGAGTCGCTCGCGGCGTTTCCCGACTGGTTCACCGAGAAGTTGGTCACGGGCGTGTACCCCCCGGAAAACGCCGAAAAAGCCTTCGAAACCGGCGACGGCGTTATCAAGACCGTCGTCGAGTTCGATACGCTGTAG
- a CDS encoding Rid family detoxifying hydrolase, producing the protein MEEISTDAAPPSIGPFSQAVRDGDRIYVSGQGPVDPTSGDIVGDTIGEQTTRTLENIDAVLAAAGRSLDDVVKATVFVQDMDDYDEINEVYAEHFSAPYPARSAVQVEDLPIDIGVEIEVVASARGEE; encoded by the coding sequence ATGGAGGAGATAAGCACGGACGCCGCACCGCCGAGCATCGGCCCGTTCTCGCAAGCGGTCCGTGACGGCGACCGGATTTACGTCTCCGGGCAGGGACCCGTTGACCCGACGTCCGGCGATATCGTCGGCGATACCATCGGCGAGCAGACGACCCGGACGCTCGAAAACATCGACGCCGTTCTCGCGGCGGCGGGTCGCTCGCTGGACGACGTGGTGAAGGCGACCGTGTTCGTTCAAGACATGGACGACTACGACGAGATAAACGAGGTGTACGCGGAACACTTTTCCGCGCCGTATCCCGCCCGGAGCGCCGTGCAGGTCGAGGACTTGCCCATCGACATCGGCGTCGAAATCGAGGTCGTGGCGAGCGCCCGCGGGGAGGAGTGA
- a CDS encoding sugar phosphate nucleotidyltransferase, with translation MKAVVLAAGEGSRLRPLTNRRPKPMLPVGNKPLLESVIESIAAAGVDEIVLVVGYHRERIQTYFGDGRRWNVDITYAVQEKQLGTGHALLQAEPYIGSDFIAMNGDRYIEPSAVETLIDDHRQTGAAGLATTRVETPSRFGVIERDKQTVTDIIEKPIPGTTTSEQINAGVYVFGPDIFAAIRQTESRGELALTRTLRNYVEDHPLRAIPYDGLWGDVSHPWDLLWLNGYVLDKQDSITEADTARTAHVASSAVVHDDVMMGEDVTVRAGAVVCRGTSLGENATVCANAVVEDAVVFPDATIEPGAVVRDCIVGANATIGPNTTVEGGVTDVTLDETVHHDVTFGGLIGDNARIGGNVTVLPGAIVGDGVTVESGTTVRERIEDGAVVRRG, from the coding sequence ATGAAAGCGGTCGTTCTCGCTGCTGGCGAAGGGTCCCGGCTTCGACCCCTTACAAATCGTCGCCCGAAACCGATGCTCCCGGTCGGCAACAAGCCGCTCCTGGAGTCGGTCATCGAATCCATCGCCGCGGCGGGTGTGGACGAAATCGTCCTCGTCGTCGGCTATCACCGTGAACGGATTCAGACGTACTTCGGCGACGGTCGCCGGTGGAACGTCGATATCACGTACGCGGTACAGGAAAAACAGTTGGGTACCGGACACGCGCTCTTGCAGGCCGAACCGTACATCGGGTCGGACTTCATCGCGATGAACGGCGACCGATATATCGAACCGTCCGCCGTCGAAACGCTCATCGACGACCACCGACAGACGGGGGCGGCGGGGCTGGCGACGACGCGGGTCGAAACGCCGAGTCGGTTCGGCGTGATTGAACGCGACAAGCAAACCGTCACCGACATCATCGAAAAGCCGATACCGGGGACGACGACCTCGGAACAGATCAACGCCGGTGTGTACGTGTTCGGCCCGGACATCTTCGCCGCGATTCGCCAAACGGAGAGTCGCGGGGAGCTGGCGCTGACGCGAACGTTGCGAAACTACGTCGAAGACCATCCGCTGCGTGCGATTCCGTACGACGGCCTCTGGGGCGACGTCTCACACCCGTGGGACTTGCTCTGGCTCAACGGCTACGTGTTGGACAAACAGGATTCCATCACCGAAGCAGACACGGCACGGACGGCACACGTCGCTTCCAGCGCGGTCGTCCACGACGACGTGATGATGGGAGAGGACGTGACGGTGCGCGCTGGCGCGGTCGTCTGCAGGGGAACGTCGCTCGGCGAGAACGCGACGGTCTGTGCGAACGCCGTCGTCGAGGATGCCGTCGTCTTCCCGGACGCGACCATCGAACCGGGAGCGGTCGTCCGGGATTGCATCGTCGGCGCGAACGCGACAATCGGACCGAACACCACCGTCGAAGGCGGCGTTACGGACGTGACGCTGGACGAAACCGTCCATCACGACGTGACGTTCGGGGGTCTCATCGGAGACAACGCTCGAATCGGTGGCAACGTCACGGTCCTGCCGGGCGCTATCGTGGGTGACGGGGTAACGGTGGAGAGCGGAACGACCGTTCGTGAACGAATCGAAGACGGTGCGGTTGTACGGAGAGGATAG